One stretch of Sinomonas terrae DNA includes these proteins:
- the trxA gene encoding thioredoxin: MATRSVTDASFDTEVLGSAKPVIVDFWAEWCGPCRMLSPVLEQLAADHGEKVEVVKVNVDESPETSARYGITSIPSVLLFEGGVQRVSVVGARPKEHLEREFAEYLR, translated from the coding sequence ATGGCAACGAGATCAGTGACCGATGCGTCCTTCGACACCGAGGTGCTCGGCTCGGCCAAGCCGGTGATCGTGGATTTCTGGGCAGAGTGGTGCGGCCCCTGCCGCATGCTCTCCCCAGTTCTGGAGCAGCTGGCGGCCGATCACGGCGAAAAGGTGGAGGTGGTGAAGGTGAATGTTGACGAGAGCCCTGAGACGTCCGCCCGGTACGGAATCACATCCATTCCCTCCGTCCTTCTGTTCGAGGGCGGGGTGCAGAGGGTCTCTGTGGTCGGCGCTCGTCCCAAGGAGCACCTCGAGCGGGAATTCGCCGAGTACCTGCGCTAG
- a CDS encoding MaoC/PaaZ C-terminal domain-containing protein codes for MPSLSRLYVAAARDAAKKLVGKATARASLPKARHHISGVRPDLNRMTEYQALLGETKRDMAPAGYIHTLAFPAAMSVMGRDDFPLPLLGMVHLSNHVEYRVPIFYGDLLEVTAWAENLTGHRSGTQVELVVEVHHAGNDDVAWRGISTYLAKGVYLPGLDKPGLNGERGEFRAPLPTALWRLGSETGREYAAVSGDFNPIHLSSISARALGMRRSIAHGMYTASRALAEVGPQKGDTFEWAVTFEAPVFLPTRVCLNIKDLADDDGVWERSEFVGWSPSSGRRHFSGTVARL; via the coding sequence ATGCCCTCGCTGTCGAGGCTGTATGTCGCTGCAGCCCGCGACGCAGCGAAGAAGCTCGTGGGCAAGGCGACCGCGAGAGCGTCCCTTCCCAAGGCACGGCATCACATCTCCGGCGTACGGCCTGACCTGAACAGGATGACCGAGTATCAGGCGCTCCTAGGCGAGACGAAGCGCGATATGGCACCCGCGGGCTACATCCATACGCTCGCATTTCCGGCGGCGATGTCAGTCATGGGCCGGGACGACTTCCCGCTCCCTCTGCTCGGCATGGTGCATTTGAGCAATCACGTCGAATACCGTGTCCCGATCTTCTACGGCGACCTCCTCGAAGTCACGGCCTGGGCCGAGAACCTTACGGGCCATCGCTCAGGGACCCAGGTCGAGCTCGTCGTCGAGGTGCACCACGCAGGGAACGACGACGTCGCGTGGCGCGGCATATCGACCTATCTCGCCAAAGGCGTCTACCTGCCGGGCCTCGACAAGCCCGGACTGAACGGCGAGCGCGGTGAGTTCCGCGCGCCTCTTCCGACGGCCCTGTGGCGTCTTGGCTCCGAGACCGGCCGCGAGTACGCCGCCGTCTCGGGCGACTTCAACCCGATCCACCTGAGCTCCATTTCGGCTCGTGCCCTCGGCATGCGGCGTTCAATCGCGCACGGAATGTACACGGCCTCGCGTGCTCTGGCCGAGGTGGGGCCGCAGAAGGGCGACACCTTCGAGTGGGCTGTGACGTTCGAGGCGCCCGTTTTCCTTCCAACACGAGTGTGCCTCAACATCAAGGACCTCGCCGACGACGACGGCGTGTGGGAACGGTCGGAATTCGTGGGGTGGAGCCCGTCGTCGGGGCGGCGACACTTCAGCGGGACTGTCGCCCGGCTCTGA
- a CDS encoding 3-oxoacyl-ACP reductase, with protein MTDKYTALVSRGWGRDVAKRLGLPQPVELRRYSSGDPLLPGPALLIGSGPSAGMLEAALSSWGVEVRREGAPNVAAPRAADDGARSPKIGAIVLVLDGIERPEDLSAPLLAAGHALRSLAPSGRVITLSRRASTQDEPALGAARQGVEGALRSLARELRAGATGNGILLAEDVRADAPSVLGSLRFLLSGRSAFVDGQFLTVGTSAGELPADPERPLDGKVAVVTGAARNIGAAIAKTLARDGAKVVAVDVPAAGESLVQVANEVHGTALQLDITRPDAGEQILQHSLSRHGRLDIVVHNAGITRDKLLANMDAAKWDSVIEVNIAAQLRINDSLLASEGFGDGAHIVSVSSTSGIAGNRGQTNYAASKAGVIGMVRSTAARLAARGGTANAVAPGFIETEMTARIPFAMREVARRLNSLQQGGRPQDVAEAIAFLASDGAAGISGNVLRVCGQNWMGQ; from the coding sequence GTGACTGACAAGTACACAGCCCTGGTGAGCCGCGGATGGGGCCGCGACGTGGCAAAGCGGCTCGGCCTGCCGCAGCCCGTCGAGCTGCGCCGCTACAGTTCTGGCGACCCCCTTCTGCCCGGACCGGCACTCCTGATCGGCTCGGGTCCCTCGGCCGGGATGCTTGAAGCTGCCCTTTCAAGCTGGGGAGTCGAGGTTCGGCGCGAGGGGGCCCCGAACGTGGCCGCGCCCCGAGCAGCGGACGACGGCGCGCGCTCGCCAAAGATCGGCGCGATCGTGCTCGTGCTGGACGGGATCGAGCGCCCCGAAGACCTGAGCGCTCCCTTGCTCGCGGCGGGGCATGCGCTTCGGTCCCTTGCCCCCTCCGGTCGCGTCATAACGCTGTCCCGGCGGGCATCGACCCAGGATGAGCCGGCGCTGGGAGCTGCGCGTCAAGGAGTCGAGGGCGCCCTCCGCTCGCTCGCGAGGGAACTCCGTGCAGGAGCCACAGGCAACGGCATTCTGCTCGCCGAGGATGTCCGCGCCGACGCCCCGAGCGTGCTCGGGTCGCTGCGCTTCCTGCTCTCGGGTCGCTCGGCGTTCGTCGACGGCCAGTTCCTCACTGTGGGTACGTCCGCGGGTGAGCTGCCCGCCGACCCCGAGCGCCCGCTTGACGGGAAGGTCGCGGTCGTGACGGGTGCCGCGCGCAACATCGGGGCGGCGATCGCCAAGACGCTCGCACGGGACGGTGCGAAGGTCGTGGCGGTGGATGTTCCGGCAGCCGGGGAGTCCCTGGTCCAGGTGGCCAATGAGGTTCACGGCACGGCGCTCCAGCTCGACATCACCCGGCCGGACGCCGGGGAGCAGATTCTCCAGCACTCCCTCAGCCGCCACGGGCGCTTGGACATCGTGGTCCACAACGCGGGGATCACGCGCGACAAGCTGCTCGCCAACATGGATGCGGCGAAATGGGACTCGGTGATCGAGGTCAATATTGCCGCCCAGCTGCGGATCAACGACTCGCTCTTGGCCTCCGAGGGTTTCGGCGACGGTGCGCACATCGTCTCTGTCTCGTCGACAAGCGGGATCGCCGGGAACCGCGGCCAGACGAACTACGCTGCGTCCAAGGCGGGCGTGATCGGCATGGTGCGTTCGACGGCGGCACGGCTGGCAGCGCGCGGCGGGACGGCCAACGCCGTCGCCCCGGGGTTCATCGAGACTGAGATGACAGCCAGGATTCCCTTCGCTATGCGCGAGGTGGCCCGCCGTCTCAACTCGCTCCAGCAGGGCGGCCGCCCCCAGGACGTCGCCGAGGCCATTGCCTTCCTCGCCTCGGACGGCGCTGCCGGCATCTCCGGAAACGTGCTGCGCGTCTGCGGTCAGAACTGGATGGGCCAGTGA
- a CDS encoding acetyl-CoA C-acetyltransferase, producing MMSTLRKAVVVGGNRIPFARANGAYAMTSNQDMLTAALDGLVARYGLQDERIGEVAAGAVLKHSRDFNLTREAVLGSALSSETPAYDVQQACATGLETVLGLSDKIKLGRIDSAVAAGVDSASDAPIVVSEGLRHALLELSRAKTAQQKLRALSKVRPKDVAPVAPGTNEPRTGLSMGEHQALTTAQWDISREAQDELALASHRNLAEAYERGFFDDLITPYRGLTRDANLRPDTSMERLGSLKTVFGRQLGDRATMTAGNSTPLSDGASSVLLASEEWAQSRDLPILADLVDGEAAAVDFVHGKDGLLMAPVFAVPRLLGRLGLTFEDIDYFEIHEAFASTVLCHLAAWEDEEFCRERLGLDGAFGKVDRAKLNVNGSSLAAGHPFAATGGRIVAALAKQLHERGSVGGRPARGLISVCAAGGLGVAAVLEAR from the coding sequence ATGATGTCCACGCTGCGCAAGGCCGTCGTCGTCGGCGGCAACCGTATCCCCTTCGCCCGAGCGAACGGCGCCTATGCCATGACCTCGAACCAAGACATGCTCACGGCCGCCCTCGACGGGCTGGTGGCGCGCTATGGCCTGCAGGACGAGCGGATCGGCGAGGTGGCGGCGGGCGCCGTCCTCAAGCATTCACGCGACTTCAATCTCACGCGTGAGGCTGTCCTCGGCTCCGCGCTCTCGTCCGAAACGCCGGCCTATGACGTCCAGCAGGCCTGTGCAACGGGCCTCGAAACGGTGCTCGGCCTCTCGGACAAGATCAAGCTCGGCCGCATCGATTCCGCGGTGGCGGCCGGAGTCGACAGCGCTTCGGACGCGCCGATCGTGGTGAGCGAGGGGCTCCGCCATGCCCTGCTCGAGCTCAGTCGCGCGAAGACCGCCCAGCAGAAGCTCAGGGCCCTTTCCAAGGTTCGTCCGAAGGACGTCGCGCCCGTCGCCCCGGGCACGAATGAGCCGCGTACCGGCCTTTCCATGGGCGAACACCAGGCGCTCACAACGGCGCAATGGGATATCAGCCGGGAGGCGCAGGACGAGCTGGCCCTCGCGAGCCACCGGAACCTCGCCGAGGCGTATGAGCGCGGGTTCTTCGACGACCTCATCACGCCGTATCGCGGTCTCACCCGCGACGCGAACCTGCGACCCGATACATCGATGGAAAGGCTGGGATCCCTCAAGACGGTGTTCGGGCGGCAGCTCGGGGATCGGGCCACGATGACGGCGGGCAACTCCACGCCGCTGAGCGACGGCGCGTCGAGCGTCCTGCTTGCCTCGGAGGAGTGGGCCCAATCGCGCGATTTGCCCATATTGGCAGATCTCGTCGACGGAGAAGCAGCCGCGGTCGACTTCGTGCACGGCAAGGACGGGCTCCTCATGGCGCCGGTCTTTGCAGTGCCGCGCCTGCTCGGCCGGCTGGGCCTGACGTTCGAGGACATCGACTATTTCGAGATCCATGAGGCATTCGCCTCCACCGTGCTGTGCCATCTCGCCGCTTGGGAGGACGAGGAATTCTGCCGTGAGCGGCTCGGCCTCGACGGGGCTTTCGGAAAGGTCGACCGCGCCAAGCTCAACGTGAACGGTTCGTCGCTCGCGGCTGGGCACCCGTTCGCCGCGACCGGCGGACGAATCGTCGCTGCGCTTGCGAAGCAGCTTCACGAGCGCGGGTCCGTCGGCGGGCGTCCTGCCCGTGGCCTCATCTCCGTGTGTGCTGCCGGGGGGCTCGGCGTGGCCGCCGTGCTCGAGGCTCGCTGA
- a CDS encoding TetR/AcrR family transcriptional regulator, translating to MNLPPADQSFERAVIAPPAHDDEPRPAVDGRAARWANHREERRRDLIRAARHAVHRLGPEAPMDDIAADAGTSKSVFYRYFGDKAGLQAAMGEVVLTRMQERIAEAARAAESPYEGLRAMVTAYLGMAASSPHVYEFVTRVPPGSQADAEAGAAFGNFFGAVGGMIEEPMRRLLSPGRQDTITFWPTAAMGLVRAAGERWLEAPDDQTKPTLDAMAGLIADWLYAGIATEAEESKAGPLAGTASPSNAPLHNGEKKGKP from the coding sequence GTGAACCTCCCCCCTGCGGACCAGAGTTTCGAACGTGCCGTCATCGCCCCACCCGCGCACGACGACGAGCCCCGGCCCGCCGTCGACGGGCGTGCTGCGCGCTGGGCGAACCACCGGGAGGAACGACGCAGGGACCTCATCCGAGCCGCGCGCCACGCCGTCCACCGCCTCGGCCCGGAAGCCCCGATGGACGACATCGCGGCCGATGCGGGGACCTCGAAGTCGGTCTTCTACCGCTACTTCGGAGACAAGGCAGGTCTTCAGGCCGCGATGGGCGAGGTGGTCCTGACGCGCATGCAGGAGCGCATTGCCGAGGCAGCTCGCGCCGCCGAGTCTCCATACGAAGGCCTCCGTGCGATGGTGACTGCCTATCTCGGCATGGCGGCGAGTTCTCCTCACGTGTACGAATTCGTCACGCGTGTGCCTCCGGGAAGCCAGGCGGACGCCGAAGCCGGGGCAGCCTTCGGCAACTTCTTCGGCGCCGTCGGCGGCATGATCGAGGAGCCCATGCGCCGCCTCCTCTCCCCCGGGCGCCAAGACACCATCACCTTCTGGCCGACCGCCGCGATGGGGCTCGTCCGCGCCGCGGGCGAACGCTGGCTGGAAGCCCCCGACGATCAAACCAAGCCAACCCTCGACGCCATGGCCGGGCTCATCGCCGACTGGCTCTACGCCGGCATAGCCACAGAGGCAGAGGAATCGAAGGCAGGTCCGCTCGCGGGCACCGCCTCTCCATCAAACGCCCCCCTGCATAACGGTGAGAAGAAGGGAAAACCATGA
- a CDS encoding acyl-CoA dehydrogenase family protein, with protein MTELASEAPDAAASADLGDDADDAARVDVAALAEQLLGTWASTRREARELAGHPELHKIEGLTHHEHRERVFSQLKYLVDHKAVHRAYPREHGGYEDHGANIAGFEELVAADPSLQIKAGVQWGLFGAAVLHLGTEEHHAKWLPGIMSLDIPGCFAMTEIGHGSDVASIATSATYDPKAEEFIIHTPFRAAWKDYIGNAAKDGLAAVVFAQLITKGVNHGVHAFFVPLRDRETHEFLPGIGGEDDGIKGGLNGIDNGRLHFDHVRVPRTNLLNRYGDVAPDGTYSSPIASPGRRFFTMLGTLVQGRVSLDGAATAASKLALTVAIRYAEERRQFNASSDAAEEVLLDYQRHQRRLLPRLATTYAMSFAHEQLLEKFDGVFSGRSDTDQDRQDLETLAAALKPLSTWNSLDILQECREACGGSGFLIENRFASLRADLDVYATFEGDNNVLLQLVAKRLLNDYAKEFRGVSVGALAKFALGQAAGVAYKTGLGAVAQFVRDSGRAQRAALALRDEDTQRLLLADRVQTMVAQVAQALHGASRLPQAEAAARFNAHQNELIEAARAHGELLQWEAFTESLAGITDPATRKVLTWLRDLFGLSLIEKHLAWYLMNGRLSMQRGRTVGEYINRLLAKLRPHALDLVAAFGYGSEHLRASIATGAEAERQAEAAAYLEAQRASGEAPRLEKHTKNSGPKS; from the coding sequence ATGACAGAACTTGCCTCCGAAGCCCCCGACGCTGCGGCATCCGCAGACCTTGGCGACGACGCCGACGACGCCGCACGCGTCGACGTCGCCGCGCTCGCCGAACAGCTCCTCGGCACGTGGGCCAGCACCCGGCGCGAGGCCCGCGAGCTCGCCGGCCACCCTGAACTCCACAAGATCGAGGGACTCACTCATCACGAACACCGCGAGCGGGTCTTCAGCCAGCTCAAGTACCTCGTGGACCACAAGGCCGTGCACCGGGCCTACCCGAGGGAACACGGAGGCTACGAGGACCACGGTGCGAATATCGCCGGCTTCGAGGAACTCGTTGCTGCCGACCCCTCACTCCAGATCAAGGCCGGCGTCCAGTGGGGCCTCTTCGGCGCCGCTGTGCTTCACCTCGGTACAGAGGAGCACCACGCGAAATGGCTCCCCGGAATCATGTCCCTCGACATTCCGGGCTGCTTCGCGATGACCGAGATCGGGCACGGATCCGACGTCGCGAGCATCGCCACCAGTGCCACGTACGACCCGAAGGCGGAAGAGTTCATCATCCACACTCCCTTCAGGGCGGCCTGGAAGGACTACATCGGGAACGCGGCGAAAGACGGACTGGCCGCCGTCGTGTTCGCCCAACTCATCACGAAGGGCGTCAACCATGGCGTCCACGCGTTCTTCGTTCCACTCCGTGACCGTGAGACGCACGAGTTCCTTCCCGGCATCGGCGGTGAGGACGACGGCATCAAGGGCGGGCTCAACGGCATCGACAACGGACGCCTCCACTTCGACCACGTCCGTGTGCCCCGCACCAACCTCCTCAACCGCTATGGGGACGTCGCGCCTGACGGCACGTACTCATCACCGATCGCAAGCCCGGGGCGACGCTTCTTCACTATGCTTGGCACGCTTGTCCAAGGCAGAGTCTCCTTGGACGGTGCTGCGACCGCCGCGTCGAAGCTCGCGCTCACGGTGGCCATCCGCTATGCCGAAGAGCGGAGACAGTTCAACGCGTCGTCCGACGCCGCCGAAGAGGTTCTCCTCGACTACCAGCGGCACCAGCGCCGACTCCTCCCCCGCCTCGCGACCACCTACGCGATGAGCTTCGCCCACGAACAGCTCCTCGAGAAGTTCGACGGCGTCTTCTCGGGCCGAAGCGACACCGACCAGGACCGGCAGGACCTCGAGACCCTGGCAGCGGCCCTCAAACCGCTCTCCACGTGGAACTCGCTCGACATCCTCCAAGAGTGCCGCGAGGCCTGTGGCGGTTCGGGCTTCCTCATCGAGAACCGCTTCGCCTCGCTTCGCGCGGACCTCGACGTCTACGCGACTTTCGAGGGGGACAACAATGTGCTCCTACAGCTCGTCGCCAAGCGGCTCCTCAACGACTACGCGAAGGAGTTCCGTGGCGTCAGCGTCGGGGCGCTCGCCAAGTTCGCGCTCGGCCAGGCAGCCGGGGTCGCCTACAAGACCGGGCTGGGCGCCGTCGCCCAATTCGTCCGCGACAGCGGCCGCGCTCAGCGCGCGGCGCTCGCGCTCCGCGACGAGGACACCCAGCGCCTCCTGCTCGCCGATCGCGTCCAGACAATGGTGGCCCAAGTGGCCCAAGCCCTCCACGGGGCCAGCCGACTCCCCCAAGCCGAGGCTGCCGCACGCTTCAACGCGCACCAGAACGAACTCATCGAGGCCGCACGCGCCCACGGCGAGCTTCTGCAGTGGGAAGCGTTCACCGAATCACTAGCCGGGATCACCGACCCCGCGACACGGAAGGTCCTCACGTGGCTCCGGGATCTCTTCGGCCTCTCACTCATCGAGAAGCATCTCGCGTGGTACCTCATGAACGGCCGGCTCAGCATGCAGCGCGGACGCACCGTCGGGGAGTACATCAATCGGCTCCTTGCCAAGCTCCGCCCTCACGCCCTCGACCTCGTCGCAGCGTTCGGATACGGGTCTGAGCACTTGCGAGCGAGCATCGCGACAGGCGCAGAAGCAGAGCGCCAGGCCGAAGCGGCGGCGTACCTCGAGGCCCAGCGCGCCTCCGGTGAAGCCCCCAGGCTCGAGAAGCACACCAAGAACTCCGGGCCAAAGTCCTGA
- a CDS encoding Hsp20/alpha crystallin family protein produces the protein MGDGWSRRGNWDMPVPPPFRRFGFPEQVRRFMEGDWDTGWLRVEEYREGETLVVRAELPGIDPERDVDVSVHNGELNIRAERQESTENSGKEGYRSEFRYGSFARTVQLPRGARQEDIRASYKDGVLEIRVPAATEGGPGPTKINVSRD, from the coding sequence ATGGGTGATGGATGGTCCCGTCGCGGGAACTGGGACATGCCCGTCCCGCCGCCGTTCCGCCGTTTCGGGTTTCCCGAGCAAGTCCGGCGCTTCATGGAAGGCGATTGGGACACGGGATGGCTGCGCGTTGAAGAGTACCGAGAGGGCGAGACGCTCGTCGTGCGCGCGGAGCTGCCTGGCATAGACCCCGAGAGGGACGTCGACGTCAGCGTCCACAACGGAGAACTCAACATCCGCGCCGAGCGACAGGAGAGCACGGAGAACAGCGGCAAGGAAGGCTACCGCTCCGAGTTCCGGTATGGCTCGTTCGCACGTACCGTGCAACTGCCCCGGGGGGCCCGCCAGGAGGACATCAGGGCGAGCTACAAGGACGGCGTGCTCGAGATCCGTGTGCCGGCGGCCACCGAGGGTGGGCCGGGTCCCACGAAGATCAACGTCAGCCGGGACTGA
- the glgA gene encoding glycogen synthase: MRIDIVTKEFPPEIYGGAGVHVSELSKVLAREVDLRVHAFGAPRDPEVGGAAVTSHQVPPQLAGANAALQTLGIDVDIVPAVSGADIVHSHTWYANMAGHIASILYGIPHVLSAHSLEPLRPWKTEQLGGGYRLSSWVEKTAYEAASAIIAVSHGMRDDILRCYPDVDPSNVRVVHNGIDVSLWGRDEGTNYLEALGVDPAKPSVAFVGRNTRQKGVPYLLRAAAKLPADVQLVLCLGAADTPELAKETGALIDSLKAEREGVIVIERMLPRAELIQVLSHATAFACPSIYEPLGIVNLEAMACGAAVVATATGGIPEVVDHGTTGLLVPIEQVTDGTGTPLDPEKFIADFAAALTQVVSDPARAREMGEAGRLRAERNFSWDSIGKETLEVYRSVLA; this comes from the coding sequence GTGCGAATTGACATTGTGACCAAAGAGTTTCCCCCAGAGATCTACGGCGGGGCAGGGGTGCACGTCTCCGAGCTGAGCAAAGTGCTCGCACGGGAGGTTGATCTGCGTGTTCATGCTTTCGGCGCGCCTCGCGATCCTGAAGTCGGCGGGGCAGCTGTCACGTCACACCAGGTTCCGCCTCAGCTCGCGGGGGCGAACGCGGCGCTGCAGACGCTCGGCATCGACGTCGACATCGTTCCCGCGGTTTCCGGAGCGGACATCGTGCATTCGCACACGTGGTACGCCAACATGGCGGGACACATCGCATCGATCCTGTACGGCATCCCGCACGTTCTCAGCGCGCACAGCCTCGAGCCGCTGCGGCCGTGGAAGACGGAGCAGCTGGGCGGGGGCTATCGTCTCTCGTCCTGGGTGGAAAAGACGGCGTACGAGGCGGCGTCAGCGATCATCGCTGTGTCCCACGGCATGCGCGATGACATCCTCCGCTGCTACCCAGATGTCGATCCAAGCAACGTGCGAGTCGTGCACAACGGTATCGACGTCTCGCTCTGGGGCAGGGACGAAGGCACCAACTACCTTGAGGCGCTCGGCGTCGATCCCGCGAAGCCATCGGTCGCGTTCGTCGGCCGCAACACTCGGCAGAAGGGCGTGCCTTACCTGCTCCGAGCGGCGGCCAAGCTGCCCGCGGACGTCCAGCTCGTGCTATGCCTCGGGGCCGCGGACACCCCGGAGCTCGCCAAGGAGACTGGAGCGCTCATCGACAGCCTGAAGGCGGAGCGCGAAGGCGTGATCGTGATCGAGCGCATGCTGCCCCGAGCCGAGCTGATTCAGGTCCTGAGCCACGCGACCGCGTTCGCGTGTCCGAGCATCTACGAGCCCCTCGGTATCGTGAACCTCGAGGCCATGGCGTGCGGTGCCGCAGTGGTCGCGACAGCGACCGGAGGCATTCCTGAGGTCGTCGACCACGGAACGACCGGACTGCTCGTTCCGATTGAGCAGGTCACCGACGGCACCGGGACCCCGCTCGACCCGGAGAAGTTCATCGCCGACTTCGCGGCGGCGCTCACCCAAGTCGTCTCCGACCCCGCGCGGGCCCGGGAGATGGGCGAGGCCGGCCGTCTTCGCGCGGAACGGAACTTCTCGTGGGACAGCATCGGCAAGGAGACCCTCGAGGTCTACCGCTCTGTGCTCGCCTAG
- the glgC gene encoding glucose-1-phosphate adenylyltransferase, whose translation MAPKRVLAIVLAGGEGKRLMPLTADRAKPAVPFGGAYRLIDFALSNLVNSGYRRIVVLTQYKSHSLDRHISETWRLTPLLQNYVASVPAQQRVGKSWFLGSANAIYQSLNLIHDDQPDIVVVVGADHVYRMDFDQMVQSHIESGAKATVAAVRQPLNMANQFGVIETDASNPGHISAFVEKPPTTPGLPDDPDQFLASMGNYVFDSDALVEALKRDAERLDTKHDMGGDIVPYFVERGEAGVYDFTRNEIPGSTERDRTYWRDVGTIDSFYEAHMDLISPLPVFNLYNAKWPIYTRQFVSPPAKFVRGIGGSVGSALDSIVASGVVVTGGSVEGSVLSHDVRVNAGARVLDSVVMDGCVIGEGAVLNRVILDKNVVVPPGATIGLDVRLDKRRGFQVTDSGITVLSKGQVVPEPDEDERKLASAWVSKHPADYQDRMDDPDLSDRGSDNGSPVTAGTSSSESAEAAPR comes from the coding sequence ATGGCGCCGAAACGAGTATTGGCAATCGTCTTGGCCGGTGGAGAGGGAAAGCGGCTCATGCCGCTCACGGCGGACCGGGCAAAGCCCGCCGTTCCGTTCGGCGGGGCATACCGGCTGATCGACTTTGCCCTGTCCAATCTGGTGAACTCCGGCTACCGCCGGATCGTGGTCTTGACGCAGTACAAGTCCCACAGCTTGGACCGGCACATCTCGGAGACGTGGCGACTGACGCCGCTCCTCCAGAACTACGTCGCATCCGTTCCCGCGCAGCAGCGCGTCGGCAAGAGTTGGTTCCTCGGCAGCGCGAATGCCATCTACCAGTCGCTCAATCTCATCCACGACGACCAGCCCGACATCGTCGTCGTCGTCGGCGCGGACCATGTGTACCGCATGGACTTCGACCAGATGGTCCAGTCGCATATTGAATCCGGCGCGAAGGCGACCGTCGCAGCCGTGCGTCAGCCGCTGAACATGGCGAACCAATTCGGCGTGATCGAGACGGACGCCTCAAACCCGGGCCACATCTCGGCCTTCGTCGAGAAGCCCCCCACGACCCCAGGGCTTCCCGACGATCCCGATCAGTTCCTCGCCTCGATGGGGAACTACGTCTTCGACTCAGACGCCCTCGTCGAGGCACTCAAGCGCGACGCGGAACGCCTCGATACCAAGCACGACATGGGCGGGGACATCGTGCCCTACTTCGTGGAACGCGGCGAGGCTGGAGTCTATGACTTCACAAGGAACGAGATTCCGGGCTCAACCGAACGTGACCGCACCTACTGGCGCGACGTAGGCACGATCGATTCCTTCTATGAGGCTCACATGGACCTCATCTCGCCGTTGCCTGTCTTCAACCTCTACAACGCGAAGTGGCCTATCTACACCCGGCAGTTCGTCTCGCCGCCCGCCAAGTTCGTGCGCGGCATAGGCGGCAGCGTGGGCTCGGCGCTCGACTCCATCGTCGCAAGCGGTGTGGTGGTGACGGGCGGGTCGGTCGAGGGTTCCGTCCTCTCGCACGATGTGCGTGTGAACGCGGGCGCGCGCGTTCTCGACTCGGTCGTGATGGACGGTTGCGTCATCGGCGAGGGCGCGGTCCTCAACAGGGTGATTCTCGACAAGAACGTGGTCGTTCCGCCCGGGGCAACGATTGGCCTCGACGTCCGACTCGACAAGAGGCGGGGTTTCCAGGTCACGGATTCAGGGATCACCGTCCTCTCCAAAGGCCAGGTGGTGCCGGAGCCGGACGAGGACGAGCGGAAGCTCGCCTCGGCGTGGGTCTCGAAGCATCCGGCCGACTACCAGGACCGGATGGACGATCCCGACCTGTCTGATCGAGGCAGCGACAATGGCAGCCCCGTGACCGCCGGCACGTCGTCGTCGGAATCTGCGGAGGCCGCACCCCGGTAG